From Desulfovibrio sp. TomC, a single genomic window includes:
- the nikR gene encoding nickel-responsive transcriptional regulator NikR: MGQTIRFGVSLNSELLEKFDALCDEKSYQTRSEAIRDLIRGVLVQKEWEQSDKEVAGVLTLVYDHHTSDLAQRLIETQHEQHGVILSTMHVHLDHHNCLEALVLKGPGEAVQRLSQKLISTRGVKYGKLALATTGQEIV, encoded by the coding sequence ATGGGACAGACCATCCGTTTCGGTGTTTCGCTTAATTCCGAATTGCTGGAAAAATTCGACGCCCTGTGCGACGAAAAAAGCTATCAGACCCGTTCCGAAGCCATCCGGGATCTTATCCGGGGTGTTTTGGTGCAAAAGGAATGGGAGCAGTCCGACAAGGAGGTGGCCGGGGTGTTGACCCTGGTCTACGACCACCACACCTCTGATCTGGCCCAGCGGCTGATTGAAACCCAGCATGAGCAGCACGGCGTCATCTTATCCACCATGCACGTGCACCTCGACCATCACAACTGTCTGGAAGCCCTGGTGCTCAAGGGGCCGGGCGAGGCGGTGCAGCGGCTGTCGCAAAAGCTCATTTCCACCCGCGGCGTCAAATACGGCAAACTTGCCTTGGCCACCACCGGCCAGGAAATCGTCTAG